A genomic window from Deltaproteobacteria bacterium includes:
- a CDS encoding endonuclease V, whose amino-acid sequence SSGTEIFRGGSIHPLYVTSAGVDLQKASEKIRTMHGAHRIPTLLKRVDLLAREKAQQIA is encoded by the coding sequence CTCTTCTGGGACCGAGATCTTCCGGGGAGGGAGCATACATCCTCTGTACGTCACGTCTGCTGGAGTGGATCTGCAAAAGGCGTCTGAAAAAATCAGGACGATGCATGGGGCTCATCGAATCCCGACTCTGCTAAAGCGGGTCGATCTTTTGGCAAGAGAAAAGGCCCAACAAATCGCTTGA